From Xiphophorus hellerii strain 12219 chromosome 6, Xiphophorus_hellerii-4.1, whole genome shotgun sequence, the proteins below share one genomic window:
- the kiaa0040 gene encoding uncharacterized protein KIAA0040 homolog, with protein sequence MEGKFHSAQDFFSWMWTLVVDKHNQGVYNTICLVVLLTLPLLVFLTAVVVCCHCCCCRHDGSCCCCGGSSRSAAKKKKNSSYNEDLWISVKTGPTTPDRVAMGMV encoded by the coding sequence ATGGAAGGGAAGTTTCATAGTGCCCAGGATTTTTTCAGCTGGATGTGGACCTTGGTTGTGGACAAACACAACCAGGGGGTCTACAACACCATCTGCCTGGTCGTCCTGCTGACGCTTCCTCTGCTAGTCTTCCTCACGGCTGTGGTGGTGTGctgccactgctgctgctgtcgccATGatggcagctgctgctgctgtggaggCTCTTCGAGGTCGGCAgcgaaaaagaaaaagaattcaTCCTACAACGAGGATTTGTGGATATCTGTAAAGACTGGACCGACTACTCCTGATCGAGTCGCTATGGGAATGGTGTGA